The following proteins are co-located in the Gossypium hirsutum isolate 1008001.06 chromosome A02, Gossypium_hirsutum_v2.1, whole genome shotgun sequence genome:
- the LOC107951909 gene encoding 60S ribosomal protein L37-3, with amino-acid sequence MGKGTGSFGKRRNKTHTLCVRCGRRSFHLQKSRCSACAFPAARKRTYNWSVKAIRRKTTGTGRMRYLRHVPRRFKTGFREGTEAAPRKKVAAAFA; translated from the exons ATG GGAAAGGGAACTGGGAGTTTTGGTAAACGAAGGAACAAGACCCACACGCTCTGCGTCAGATGTGGCCGCCGCAGCTTCCACCTCCAGAAGAGCCGTTGCTCTGCCTGTGCTTTCCCCGCTGCCCGTAAGAGGACAT ATAACTGGAGTGTGAAGGCTATCCGAAGAAAGACAACTGGCACTGGTAGGATGAGGTATCTTCGCCACGTTCCACGCAGGTTCAAGACGGGTTTCAGGGAAG GTACTGAAGCAGCACCAAGGAAGAAGGTTGCAGCAGCTTTTGCTTAA